From Candidatus Limnocylindrales bacterium, a single genomic window includes:
- the nadC gene encoding carboxylating nicotinate-nucleotide diphosphorylase, giving the protein MSLRPAPADDAGVRALIRLALLEDIGSGDLTTRATVPRTTQARGRVIAREPLVVAGMGLLDAILEELARLGDAGAGAASLTATERAPDGSRAARGATLCVLDGDAWGVLTLERTFLNFLGRLSGIATETARIVGAVREAGCTTRILDTRKTTPGWRLLEKHAVACGGGSNHRMGLFDAVLIKDNHVIAAGGIAEAVRAAIANAPDGVPIEVECDTLEQVRIALAAGATSVLLDNFTPEAVLEAVQWIGGRAEIEVSGGITDENVVAYAKAGPDSISLGRLTHSARAADVSMEVGLLV; this is encoded by the coding sequence TTGAGCCTTCGGCCCGCACCGGCCGATGACGCCGGCGTGCGCGCGCTGATCCGCCTGGCGCTCCTCGAAGATATCGGCAGCGGCGACCTGACCACGCGGGCCACGGTGCCGCGCACGACGCAGGCTCGCGGCCGCGTCATCGCGCGCGAGCCGCTCGTCGTCGCCGGCATGGGTCTTCTCGACGCGATACTCGAAGAGCTCGCGCGTCTCGGCGATGCCGGGGCCGGGGCGGCGTCGCTGACCGCGACCGAACGTGCACCCGACGGCAGCCGCGCCGCGCGCGGCGCGACCTTGTGCGTGCTCGACGGCGACGCATGGGGCGTGCTCACGCTCGAGCGTACGTTCCTCAACTTCCTCGGGCGCCTGAGCGGAATCGCGACCGAAACGGCGCGCATCGTCGGTGCGGTGCGCGAAGCCGGCTGCACGACGCGGATCCTCGATACGCGCAAGACCACGCCGGGATGGCGGCTGCTCGAAAAGCACGCGGTCGCGTGCGGCGGCGGCTCCAATCATCGCATGGGCCTGTTCGATGCGGTGCTGATCAAGGACAACCACGTGATCGCGGCCGGAGGAATCGCAGAGGCCGTTCGTGCGGCAATCGCCAATGCGCCGGACGGCGTGCCCATCGAAGTCGAATGCGACACGCTCGAGCAGGTGCGCATCGCGCTCGCCGCCGGAGCGACCTCGGTACTGCTCGACAACTTCACTCCCGAAGCCGTCCTCGAAGCGGTGCAATGGATCGGCGGCCGCGCGGAGATCGAAGTGTCCGGCGGCATCACCGACGAGAACGTGGTCGCGTACGCCAAGGCCGGCCCCGACTCGATCTCGCTCGGCCGACTCACGCATTCGGCGCGCGCGGCCGATGTCAGCATGGAAGTGGGGCTTCTCGTATGA
- a CDS encoding valine--tRNA ligase: protein MSGYDPKTFESRWYERWTESGAFAPPPARLDEKTFSIVIPPPNVTGSLHMGHALNNTLQDVLTRYHRMLGEATLWLPGTDHAGIATQNVVERQLLAEGTDRHALGREAFVERTWKWKAESGGKITEQLRRLGVSCDWSRERFTMDEGLSRAVREVFVTLYEEGLIRRDRYLINWCPRCRTALSDIEVEHEDKPGHLWHLKYPLEDGSGFISVATTRPETMLGDTAVAVHPDDERYRSLVGKNVILPVLGRAIPVIADTYVESSFGSGAVKITPAHDPNDFEIGLRHSLPMISVMNEDATMSAEAGPYAGMTTAECRAALVERFTADGVLERVEDHRHAVGICYRCRNVVEPLLSDQWFLEVRGLADATLEALDDGRTRFVPAHWEKTYRAWMEGIRPWCISRQLWWGHRIPAWYCDSCGHVTVSRDDITTCPMCKSPVRQDEDVLDTWFSSGLWPFSTMGWPEKTEDLRRFYPTTALVTGFDIIFFWVARMMMLGLRFMGEVPFRDIYIHALVRDEHGQKMSKSKGNVIDPLVIVDEFGADAFRFTLVAFAAMGRDVRLSEDRIAGYRNFVNKLWNAARFAAMKREGTQTTCEMPPDPKLVPNLWIRSRLAATIAETRDALDSYRFNEAAQALYRFTWNELCDWYIEISKVLLDGSESDRAETLATLTAAFEMLLRLLHPLIPFVTEELWHELPAGGRDGSDLLMTASYPEANPAWRDAAVDSAMETLIEVVRSVRNIRAEMRIAPRVELELWVEDGPAAEVVRANEAMVRRLARLGSVRYGGAAPAGSATAVVTGAEIAVPIAGHVDLVAEGERLRREIERAAQDVARASGKLANESFVARAKEEIVEGERAKLAAAEQEKTALEAAIARLEAIGAAGPVR from the coding sequence GTGTCCGGCTACGACCCGAAAACTTTTGAATCCCGCTGGTACGAGCGCTGGACCGAATCCGGCGCGTTCGCGCCTCCACCGGCCAGGCTCGACGAGAAGACATTCTCGATCGTTATTCCGCCGCCGAACGTCACCGGCTCGCTGCACATGGGGCACGCGCTCAATAACACGCTCCAGGACGTGCTGACGCGCTACCACCGCATGCTCGGCGAGGCGACGCTGTGGCTGCCGGGCACCGACCACGCCGGCATCGCCACGCAGAACGTCGTCGAGCGCCAGCTCCTCGCCGAAGGTACCGACCGCCATGCGCTCGGCCGCGAGGCTTTCGTCGAGCGCACGTGGAAGTGGAAAGCCGAGTCGGGCGGCAAGATCACCGAGCAGCTTCGCCGCCTCGGCGTTTCATGCGACTGGTCGCGCGAGCGCTTCACGATGGACGAGGGGCTTTCGCGAGCGGTGCGCGAGGTTTTCGTCACCCTGTATGAAGAAGGTCTCATCCGCCGCGACCGCTACCTGATCAACTGGTGCCCGCGCTGCCGCACGGCGCTGTCCGACATCGAAGTCGAGCACGAGGACAAGCCCGGCCATCTCTGGCACCTGAAGTATCCGCTCGAAGACGGCAGCGGCTTCATCTCGGTCGCGACCACGCGTCCGGAGACGATGCTCGGCGACACCGCGGTTGCCGTGCATCCGGACGACGAGCGCTACCGCAGCCTCGTCGGAAAGAACGTGATTCTGCCGGTGCTCGGGCGTGCGATTCCTGTCATCGCCGATACCTACGTCGAAAGCTCGTTCGGCTCGGGCGCCGTCAAGATCACGCCGGCGCACGATCCCAACGACTTCGAGATCGGGCTGCGGCATTCGCTGCCGATGATCTCGGTGATGAACGAAGACGCGACGATGTCGGCCGAGGCCGGTCCGTACGCGGGAATGACGACGGCCGAGTGCCGCGCGGCGCTCGTCGAGCGCTTCACGGCCGACGGTGTGCTCGAGCGCGTCGAAGATCACCGCCACGCGGTCGGCATCTGCTACCGCTGCCGCAACGTCGTCGAGCCGCTGCTGTCCGACCAGTGGTTCCTCGAAGTGCGCGGGCTTGCGGATGCGACGCTCGAGGCGCTCGACGACGGCCGCACGCGCTTCGTGCCGGCGCACTGGGAGAAGACCTACCGCGCGTGGATGGAAGGGATCCGGCCGTGGTGCATCTCGCGCCAGTTGTGGTGGGGCCACCGCATTCCGGCGTGGTACTGCGACTCGTGCGGCCACGTGACGGTTTCGCGCGACGACATCACGACCTGCCCGATGTGCAAGAGCCCGGTGCGCCAGGACGAGGACGTGCTCGACACGTGGTTCTCGTCGGGCCTGTGGCCGTTCTCGACGATGGGCTGGCCGGAGAAGACCGAAGACCTCAGGCGCTTCTATCCGACCACCGCGCTGGTGACCGGCTTCGACATCATCTTCTTCTGGGTCGCCCGCATGATGATGCTCGGCCTGCGCTTCATGGGCGAGGTGCCGTTTCGCGACATCTACATCCATGCGCTGGTCCGCGATGAGCACGGCCAGAAGATGTCGAAGTCCAAGGGCAACGTCATCGATCCGCTGGTAATCGTCGACGAGTTCGGCGCCGACGCGTTCCGCTTCACGCTGGTTGCGTTCGCGGCAATGGGACGCGACGTGCGTCTTTCCGAAGACCGCATCGCCGGCTACCGCAACTTCGTCAACAAGCTGTGGAACGCGGCGCGCTTTGCCGCGATGAAACGCGAAGGCACGCAGACCACCTGCGAGATGCCGCCGGATCCGAAGCTGGTGCCGAACCTGTGGATCCGCTCGCGGCTGGCGGCGACGATTGCCGAGACGCGCGACGCGCTCGACAGCTACCGTTTCAACGAAGCCGCGCAGGCGCTCTACCGCTTCACGTGGAACGAGCTGTGCGACTGGTACATCGAGATCTCGAAGGTGCTTCTCGACGGAAGCGAATCGGATCGCGCCGAGACGCTTGCCACGCTGACCGCAGCGTTCGAGATGCTGCTGCGCCTTCTGCATCCTTTGATTCCGTTCGTGACCGAAGAACTCTGGCACGAGCTGCCCGCGGGCGGTCGCGACGGCAGCGACCTGCTGATGACGGCTTCGTATCCGGAGGCGAATCCGGCGTGGCGCGATGCCGCCGTCGATTCGGCGATGGAAACCCTGATCGAAGTCGTTCGCAGCGTACGCAACATCCGCGCCGAGATGCGCATCGCACCGAGGGTCGAGCTCGAGCTGTGGGTCGAAGACGGCCCGGCCGCCGAGGTGGTGCGCGCGAACGAAGCGATGGTTCGCCGTCTCGCGCGCCTCGGCTCGGTCCGCTACGGCGGCGCGGCTCCGGCGGGCTCGGCGACCGCGGTCGTCACCGGCGCCGAGATCGCGGTGCCGATTGCCGGCCACGTCGATCTGGTTGCCGAGGGCGAACGGTTGCGCCGCGAGATCGAACGAGCCGCGCAGGACGTCGCGCGCGCGTCCGGCAAGCTCGCCAACGAATCGTTCGTCGCACGCGCGAAAGAAGAGATCGTCGAAGGCGAGCGCGCCAAGCTCGCCGCCGCCGAACAGGAAAAGACCGCACTCGAAGCCGCCATCGCACGTCTCGAAGCGATCGGCGCGGCGGGGCCTGTTCGTTGA
- a CDS encoding VOC family protein produces MSNRPFRVLGIQQIAVGGLDKSRLRRLWIDTLGLTVTGTFQSERENVDEDIAVAGSGPLKVEVDLMQPIDADKKPAVHNPPLNHIGLWIDDLRAAVAWLETQGVRFTPGGIRKGAAGFDVTFIHPKENEQFPIGGEGVLIELVQAPAAVVDAFAKVASF; encoded by the coding sequence GTGAGCAACCGTCCGTTTCGCGTCCTCGGCATTCAGCAGATCGCCGTCGGTGGCCTCGACAAGAGCCGGCTTCGCCGGCTGTGGATCGACACGCTCGGTCTCACCGTGACCGGCACGTTCCAGAGCGAACGCGAGAACGTGGACGAAGACATCGCGGTTGCCGGCAGCGGCCCGCTCAAGGTCGAAGTCGACCTGATGCAGCCGATCGACGCCGACAAGAAGCCGGCCGTGCACAACCCGCCGCTCAACCACATCGGCCTGTGGATCGACGACCTGCGTGCGGCCGTCGCATGGCTCGAGACGCAGGGCGTCCGATTCACTCCGGGCGGCATTCGCAAAGGCGCAGCGGGCTTCGATGTGACGTTCATTCATCCGAAGGAGAACGAGCAGTTCCCGATCGGAGGCGAAGGCGTGCTGATCGAGCTCGTGCAGGCGCCGGCTGCGGTCGTCGACGCGTTCGCGAAGGTCGCTTCCTTCTAG
- a CDS encoding MFS transporter, which yields MTGSAERDRATLLSTAFLRALATGLIGVELGLYLTHLDLGASRVGLVVAAGLLGGALAALVATFAADRLGRRRMLFTLTILGSIGCAVAAASSSFVAVAAASFAGMLNGMGRDRGAALVIEQAMLPATTTHDARTRVFAWYNVAQDAGHALGSLAAGLPTLLVALGWAGGLGAHRSTMLVAAALTLAPLPLYFRLGPEVEAPRSADGSRPARRLSTESRGLLVRISALFAIDSLAGGLLVTSLLSYFFFERFAVTEATIGALFFAARLLNAVSHLGAAWLAKRIGLVNTMVFTHIPSSLLLVTVAFAPSFPVAAVLFLLREGLVEMDVPTRQSYVMAVVRPEEATFASGVTSLVRLAAWAAGPGLAGFFMQSSSLMTPLVVGAGMKITYDLLLWRAFRKVRPPEELP from the coding sequence ATGACGGGCAGCGCCGAGCGCGATCGCGCGACTCTTCTTTCCACCGCGTTCCTGCGCGCGCTCGCGACCGGGCTCATCGGCGTCGAGCTCGGACTCTACCTGACGCATCTCGATCTCGGCGCATCGCGCGTCGGCCTCGTCGTCGCCGCCGGACTGCTCGGCGGTGCGCTCGCGGCGCTGGTCGCGACGTTCGCGGCGGACCGGCTCGGACGGCGGCGCATGCTTTTCACGCTGACGATTCTCGGCAGCATCGGCTGCGCGGTGGCGGCCGCGTCGTCGTCGTTCGTGGCGGTCGCTGCTGCCAGCTTTGCAGGAATGCTCAACGGCATGGGCCGCGACCGCGGCGCTGCGCTCGTCATCGAGCAGGCCATGCTTCCGGCCACCACGACGCACGACGCGCGGACTCGTGTGTTCGCCTGGTACAACGTCGCTCAGGATGCGGGCCATGCGCTCGGCTCGCTCGCCGCCGGCCTGCCGACGCTGCTCGTCGCGCTGGGATGGGCCGGTGGCCTCGGCGCGCACCGATCGACGATGCTGGTGGCCGCCGCGCTGACGCTCGCTCCCTTGCCGCTGTATTTCCGCCTGGGCCCCGAGGTCGAAGCGCCCCGCAGCGCCGATGGCTCACGGCCGGCGCGCCGGCTCAGCACCGAGAGCCGCGGCCTGCTGGTGCGCATCTCGGCATTGTTCGCGATCGACAGTCTCGCCGGCGGCCTGCTGGTCACGTCGCTGCTGTCATACTTTTTCTTCGAGCGCTTCGCGGTCACCGAAGCGACGATCGGCGCGCTGTTCTTCGCGGCGCGACTGCTCAACGCCGTCTCGCACCTCGGCGCGGCCTGGCTCGCGAAACGGATCGGGCTCGTCAACACGATGGTGTTCACGCACATCCCGTCGAGCCTGCTGCTCGTCACGGTCGCGTTCGCGCCGAGCTTTCCCGTCGCCGCCGTGCTGTTCCTGCTTCGCGAAGGGCTCGTCGAAATGGACGTGCCGACCCGGCAGTCCTACGTGATGGCCGTCGTCAGGCCCGAGGAAGCGACGTTCGCGTCCGGCGTGACGAGCCTCGTGCGGCTCGCGGCGTGGGCCGCCGGTCCCGGCCTCGCCGGCTTCTTCATGCAGTCGTCGTCGCTGATGACACCGCTCGTCGTCGGCGCCGGCATGAAGATCACGTACGACCTGCTGCTGTGGCGCGCGTTCCGCAAGGTGCGCCCGCCCGAAGAGCTGCCCTAG
- a CDS encoding biotin--[acetyl-CoA-carboxylase] ligase, which translates to MSTRRGILAALEEAHDFISGEHLAERLGISRAAVWKHIAALKHGGYEIDGIRSRGYRLIAPPSMLSQAAIHSRTEGLRIGKSILVLEVTRSTNSDAMALGREGAPEGNVVIAEEQTAGRGRLGRTWESSRGVNLYMSILLRPQVPPWRAPQLSLVAGVAVAETVSEEGIDARIKWPNDVVTMAGGVAAAGTAVRPPLRKLAGILTEIEAEADCARFVVVGIGVNLNSDASHFSPELEGKATSVLLERGARTDRAAFAARLLSRFEECYDAWTRGGFPAIAPRWRALSVLDGRTVDIASPGEHATGICAGIDDDGALLVDIDGGTRRRVLAGDVTISGGYN; encoded by the coding sequence ATGAGCACACGGCGCGGCATCCTCGCGGCGCTCGAAGAGGCGCACGACTTCATCTCGGGTGAGCATCTTGCCGAGCGGCTCGGAATCTCGCGCGCCGCGGTCTGGAAGCACATCGCCGCGCTCAAGCACGGCGGTTACGAGATCGACGGCATCCGCTCGCGCGGCTACCGGCTGATCGCGCCGCCGTCGATGCTGAGCCAGGCGGCGATCCACTCGCGCACCGAAGGCCTGCGCATCGGCAAAAGCATCCTCGTGCTCGAGGTCACGCGCTCGACCAACAGCGATGCGATGGCGCTCGGCCGCGAAGGCGCACCGGAAGGCAACGTCGTGATCGCGGAGGAACAGACTGCCGGCCGCGGCCGGCTCGGACGCACGTGGGAATCGAGCCGCGGCGTCAACCTCTACATGTCGATCCTGCTGCGCCCGCAGGTTCCGCCGTGGCGTGCGCCGCAGCTTTCGCTCGTCGCGGGCGTGGCCGTGGCCGAGACGGTCAGTGAAGAAGGCATCGATGCGCGCATCAAGTGGCCGAACGATGTCGTGACGATGGCCGGCGGCGTGGCTGCGGCCGGCACGGCCGTGCGTCCGCCGCTGCGAAAGCTCGCCGGCATCCTGACCGAGATCGAGGCGGAGGCCGACTGCGCGCGCTTCGTCGTCGTCGGAATCGGCGTCAACCTGAACAGCGATGCGTCGCATTTTTCGCCGGAGCTCGAAGGCAAGGCGACGTCGGTGCTTCTCGAGCGCGGCGCGCGCACCGACCGCGCGGCGTTTGCCGCGCGCCTGCTCTCGCGTTTCGAGGAATGCTATGACGCATGGACGCGGGGAGGTTTTCCGGCGATTGCGCCGCGCTGGCGCGCGCTGTCGGTGCTCGACGGCCGCACGGTCGACATTGCGTCGCCGGGCGAGCATGCGACCGGCATCTGCGCCGGCATCGACGACGATGGTGCGCTGCTCGTCGACATCGACGGCGGCACGCGCCGCCGCGTCCTCGCGGGCGACGTGACGATCTCGGGAGGTTACAACTGA